A single window of Cryptococcus neoformans var. neoformans JEC21 chromosome 3 sequence DNA harbors:
- a CDS encoding galactinol synthase, putative — protein sequence MVVSPPLTPGVQGSRAWVTLVTNPAYVAGLLTLHRTLSSLSAYPLLVMTTPSLPATHSSLLRSLGLNLVPVSHLSPSSSQHPGFDPSFSRFNDAWTKLQVFGLTEYDKVILIDCDMIFLKDMDELFDFELPGRDWIGASPACVCNPLKLGHYPKDWIPANCSLSMQQSPTSLTSPPIPSPSAPRTAHLLNSGLVILHPSSTVLASLIDFINTSPTIAHVKFADQDVIAEAFKGRWRPLPWWCNALKTLRAVHKPLWRDEEVGIIHYILDKPWSARPPSLPPHQHPSPALPPSPASLDGSDDGQASYHVKPQIRRRPLPSGLLDAVRNSPPQKSLTDYSEVDAWWWIVYEDLLDDLKARGVDWEAVDKWVTR from the exons ATGGTCGTCAGTCCGCCTTTGACTCCTGGTGTGCAAGGATCCCGAGCGTGGGTGACGCTCGTAACCAACCCTGCGTATGTGGCCG GTTTACTTACTCTTCATCGTACCCTGTCGTCTCTTTCCGCGTACCCACTCTTGGTGATGACTACTCCTTCACTCCCTGCCACTCATTCGTCACTTCTTCGTTCCCTTGGTCTGAATCTCGTTCCGGTATCTCACCTCTcgccgtcttcttcgcaaCATCCTGGATTTGATCCTTCATTTTCTCGATTCAATGATGCTTGGACCAAGCTGCAAGTGTTTGGGCTTACAGAGTACGACAAGGTCATTCTGATAGACTGCGATAtgatcttcctcaaggATATGGACGAATTATTTGACTTTGAGCTACcaggaagagattggaTCGGAGCTTCTCCTGCCTGTGTATGTAATCCACTCAAACTTGGACACTATCCAAAGGACTG GATCCCCGCCAACTGCTCCCTATCCATGCAGCAATCTCCCACTTCTCTTACATCTCCCCCCATCCCATCCCCGTCCGCCCCACGTACAGCTCATTTGCTTAATTCGGGACTTGTAATTTTACACCCTTCATCAACTGTCCTTGCATCTCTGATAGACTTTATCAACACGTCTCCTACCATCGCCCATGTCAAATTTGCCGATCAGGATGTCATTGCCGAAGCTTTTaagggaagatggaggcCGTTACCGTGGTGGTGCAACGCGTTGAAGACGTTGCGAGCTGTCCACAAGCCGCTGTGgagggacgaggaggttggaATCATACATTACAT TCTGGATAAGCCGTGGTCGGCTCGTCCCCCTTCACTCCCGCCGCATCAACACCCCTCGCCCGCGTTGCCGCCTTCCCCTGCTTCTCTAGACGGAAGCGATGACGGTCAAGCATCCTACCATGTAAAACCACAAATTCGCCGCCGACCTTTGCCATCCGGTCTACTTGACGCCGTTCGAAATTCACCACCGCAAAAGAGTTTGACGGATTATAGCGAAGTAGATGCCTGGTGGTGGATCGTGTATGAAGATCTTCTAGACGATCTGAAGGCCAGAGGCGTGGATTGGGAGGCTGTTGATAAATGGGTTACTCGATAA